One window of Oncorhynchus kisutch isolate 150728-3 linkage group LG25, Okis_V2, whole genome shotgun sequence genomic DNA carries:
- the LOC109888674 gene encoding myoneurin encodes MHLFKKSAFTMNVGTYPLVVNTHAVALLRKLNFQRMEGQFCDCVIRQHLNPVKLYLAHKNVLSASSPVLASLLPSKGALLDLQFPSLSTEILGSLLEFIYTGTLPPPDQDESILSAATYLKMDELQKALIRRSTLDTSSESDCTVADIKPNLKRKCSDQQQNKKNEHSPSQCTPTPLSCEVVPVICHVSTTGKPSLLSESRPESRKLNSESDVTIKEAGGSERKVTLGHGHNLKHYGLQTDDNYEAALYESQPKQSKILSGSTCSNVQDLPMAAPEDAAYYTGRCQRELDEKSVLQSSGNAILTHTAVCSEIGEEDYTENTTNQEFTSHFNTSSHYSRIQSCPHLDTTSKCSDNEGVTTIDQLETNKEKGSKCHPTRLFENISDADEYIPDNAIENTPKGKLKDLWSSMITSGYCPQDDETKCFQSASRLNLWTEGTSYSTLNPQISEEVTSNESRCDIKGSNSNTNEMETYQGQVHYHYLAREKHHPVQSSDSDDDGLYSAMANSDLRGGLGINVKASTSDFVLLDISAKHPLAGYPDSNGSVGVPASASVQPYQCTMCDRAFSQRGSLNRHMRSHLGVRPYSCPQCPMTFSRQYRVTEHMRVHQRGCEDLQRTGPT; translated from the exons ATGCACTTATTTAAGAAGAGTGCGTTCACGATGAAT GTGGGAACATATCCTTTAGTGGTCAACACCCATGCTGTGGCCCTACTGAGGAAACTCAATTTTCAGAGAATGGAGGGACAATTTTGTGACTGTGTGATTCGACAACATCTGAACCCGGTGAAACTCTATCTGGCCCACAAAAATGTCCTGTCAGCTTCTAGTCCCGTCTTGGCTTCCCTTCTCCCCAGTAAAGGTGCACTGCTGGACTTGCAGTTTCCATCCCTTTCAACTGAAATTCTGGGGTCTCTTTTGGAATTTATCTACACTGGGACACTACCCCCACCAGATCAGGATGAATCTATTCTCTCTGCTGCTACTTATCTGAAAATGGATGAACTACAGAAGGCTTTAATAAGAAGGAGCACACTGGACACATCATCTGAGTCTGACTGCACTGTTGCAG ATATAAAACCCAATCTAAAGAGGAAATGCTCAGATCAGCAGCAAAACAAGAAGAATGAACATTCTCCATCGCAGTGCACACCAACCCCTCTAAGTTGTGAAGTCGTCCCCGTCATATGCCATGTCAGCACAACTGGAAAGCCTTCTCTATTGTCAGAATCCAGACCTGAAAGCAGAAAATTGAACAGTGAGTCTGACGTGACCATAAAGGAGGCAGGAGGCAGTGAACGAAAGGTGACACTTGGTCATGGACACAATTTAAAGCACTATGGATTACAAACGGATGATAATTATGAGGCAGCTTTATATGAGTCACAACCAAAACAAAGCAAGATTTTATCTGGCAGTACATGCTCCAATGTCCAGGATCTGCCCATGGCTGCCCCAGAGGATGCAGCATATTACACAGGAAGGTGTCAAAGGGAGTTGGATGAAAAATCTGTATTACAAAGTTCTGGGAATGCCATCCTGACACACACTGCTGTATGTTCAGAAATTGGTGAGGAGGATTATACTGAAAACACTACAAATCAGGAATTTACATCCCACTTCAATACTTCAAGTCATTACTCCAGGATTCAAAGTTGTCCTCACTTAGATACAACTTCCAAATGTAGTGATAACGAAGGGGTAACTACAATAGATCAGTTAGAGACAAACAAAGAGAAAGGTTctaaatgccaccccacacggTTATTTGAAAATATTTCAGATGCTGATGAGTACATCCCTGATAATGCCATAGAAAACACCCCTAAGGGTAAATTAAAGGATTTATGGAGTTCAATGATCACCAGTGGATATTGTCCCCAGGACGACGAAACAAAATGCTTTCAGAGTGCTTCTAGATTAAATCTATGGACTGAGGGAACGAGCTACTCTACACTAAACCCCCAAATATCTGAAGAGGTAACATCAAACGAGAGCAGATGTGATATCAAGGGCAGTAACAGTAACACCAACGAAATGGAAACATATCAAGGACAAGTTCACTATCACTATCTTGCAAGAGAAAAACATCACCCTGTACAATCCAGTGACTCGGACGACGATGGTCTGTATAGTGCCATGGCTAACTCTGACCTCCGAGGAGGCCTTGGCATAAATGTCAAAGCCAGCACCTCAGATTTCGTTTTACTGGACATTTCAGCCAAACATCCCTTGGCAGGGTACCCTGACTCCAATGGGAGTGTGGGTGTGCCTGCATCTGCCTCTGTCCAGCCTTACCAGTGCACTATGTGTGATAGGGCTTTCAGCCAGCGAGGCTCCCTCAACAGACACATGCGCTCCCACCTGGGAGTTAGGCCCTACTCCTGCCCCCAGTGTCCCATGACCTTCTCCAGACAGTACCGGGTCACTGAGCACATGCGCGTCCACCAACGGGGCTGCGAGGACCTTCAGAGGACAGGCCCCACCTGA
- the LOC109888675 gene encoding membrane-spanning 4-domains subfamily A member 15, giving the protein MSMNMASDISPAGGEGGPHTIMVGGSKPLHRFIRGEPKSTGIVMMFMGSSLFILGIPMRLDTLMSSAETFTPFWLGILFIISGLLYVLTEKNPSKQLVTASLALSIISMLGVTVAFFEFLKGIVNIRQSYDYYDHYNYDYNATESGRVVVPWRKQHLYQLISLEAVFMYQSLVGMVVLIVMTSFARVALHSSKTQAVVVMQDIPSPD; this is encoded by the exons atgtcgATGAACATGGCGTCCGACATCAGTCCagcagggggagaaggagggccACATACCATTATGGTGGGAGGAAGTAAACCACTGCACCGCTTCATCAGAGGCGAGCCAAAGAGTACTGGG ATTGTAATGATGTTCATGGGATCATCACTCTTCATCTTGGGGATTCCAATGAGGCTGGATACACTGATGTCCTCTGCTGAGACTTTCACCCCTTTTTGGCTAGGAATCCTG TTCATCATCTCTGGGTTGTTATATGTGCTCACAGAGAAGAATCCTTCAAAACAACTG GTGACAGCAAGCCTGGCCCTTAGTATCATCTCTATGTTGGGGGTCACAGTGGCTTTCTTTGAATTCCTTAAAGGCATCGTGAACATTCGGCAATCATATGACTACTATGATCATTACAACTATGACTACAACGCCACAGAATCTGGCAGAGTTGTAGTCCCCTGGCGTAAACAACATTTG TACCAGTTGATCAGCCTTGAGGCTGTATTTATGTACCAGAGCTTAGTAGGCATGGTGGTCCTAATTGTGATGACATCATTTGCCAGGGTTGCCCTGCATTCCAGCAAGACACAG GCAGTTGTGGTAATGCAAGATATACCATCACCAGACTGA